A region of Paenibacillus thiaminolyticus DNA encodes the following proteins:
- a CDS encoding ATP-dependent DNA helicase, producing MTYTIQLSVRSLVEHVFLSGSIDSGFRAASSMTDGTKAHQRVQERYGDTDQKEVYLQAGIRYGDLCFKIDGRCDGLLLSGEETIDEIKSTSGDVSLITEDAYPVHWAQACCYAYMYAKERGRDRMAVQLTYVHVRTEEAKRFKRELTFAELEAFVLDVIGRYAPYAAMRRDHEQRRQESIRELPFPFDAYRAGQRKLAGAVYTSIAQESGLFAMAPTGIGKTMSTLYPAVKAMGEGLIRRILYITAKTTTRTAAEDACVRMAAKGLCMQSVTLTAKDKICFQDETRCQPDYCEYADGYYDRINGAIMDILTHETQMTRPVIEQYARKHRVCPFEFSLDLAYAADAVICDYNYVFDPRVSMKRWAEEQKKETALLIDEAHNLVDRARDMYSAELVKSAFLQLKREFKRVNRAIHDAADAVNAYFVALRKRCADQGGLTDMERPEELLALLDGFIAQAEPVLLGGGSSPSHTMLLDAYFAASTFIRIAKLYDERFTTYAEVERNEVRIKLFCLDPSFLLAQSGKRYRSIVRFSATLTPMSYYMDLLGGNREEDYTLSLPSPFAQEQWDVRLHPLSTRYRDRERTKLPLVQTICRLVEERSGNYLVFFPSYPYLQEVYEAFLAEGSPVDTLVQEARMTEEERERYLDAFQPDRAGTLVGFAVLGGVFSEGVDLQGDRLTGVIIVGVGLPQLGLERNIIRDYVNRTGKNGYNYAYVYPGMNKVLQAGGRLIRSEQDTGTLVLIDDRFLQPPYRQLLPREWLNYRLPGTDEPNIE from the coding sequence ATGACGTATACGATACAATTATCCGTACGTTCGCTGGTGGAGCATGTGTTCCTGAGCGGCAGCATCGACAGCGGCTTCCGGGCCGCCAGCTCGATGACGGACGGGACGAAGGCCCATCAGCGGGTGCAGGAAAGATACGGAGATACGGACCAAAAGGAAGTGTATTTGCAGGCCGGCATCCGGTACGGCGATCTGTGCTTCAAGATCGACGGCCGCTGTGACGGCCTGCTTCTGTCCGGCGAGGAGACGATAGACGAGATCAAGTCGACATCGGGGGATGTCAGCTTGATTACGGAGGATGCGTATCCCGTGCACTGGGCGCAGGCTTGCTGTTACGCCTATATGTATGCGAAGGAGCGTGGCCGCGATCGGATGGCGGTGCAGTTGACCTATGTCCATGTCCGCACGGAAGAGGCGAAGCGATTCAAGCGGGAGCTGACCTTCGCCGAGCTGGAGGCCTTCGTGCTGGACGTTATCGGACGGTATGCTCCGTACGCGGCGATGCGGCGGGATCATGAACAGCGGCGGCAGGAGAGCATCCGGGAGCTGCCGTTCCCGTTCGACGCGTACCGGGCAGGGCAGCGGAAGCTGGCCGGCGCCGTATATACGTCGATCGCGCAGGAAAGCGGCCTGTTCGCCATGGCCCCGACCGGCATCGGCAAGACGATGTCGACCTTGTACCCTGCGGTCAAGGCGATGGGAGAAGGGCTGATCCGGCGGATTCTCTATATTACGGCCAAGACGACGACGCGCACGGCCGCCGAGGATGCCTGCGTGCGGATGGCGGCGAAGGGACTCTGCATGCAATCGGTGACGTTGACGGCCAAGGACAAGATCTGCTTCCAGGATGAGACCCGCTGTCAGCCGGATTATTGCGAATATGCCGACGGCTATTATGACCGGATTAACGGGGCAATCATGGATATTTTGACTCATGAGACGCAGATGACCCGTCCGGTCATTGAACAGTACGCCCGCAAGCACCGGGTATGCCCGTTTGAATTTTCGCTCGATCTCGCGTATGCGGCCGATGCGGTCATTTGCGATTATAATTATGTGTTCGATCCGCGCGTCTCGATGAAACGTTGGGCGGAAGAGCAGAAGAAGGAGACGGCGCTCCTGATCGATGAGGCGCATAATCTCGTCGACCGGGCGCGGGACATGTATTCGGCCGAGCTGGTCAAGTCCGCGTTCCTGCAGCTGAAGCGCGAGTTCAAGCGAGTGAATCGAGCGATCCACGACGCAGCCGATGCGGTGAATGCCTATTTCGTCGCCTTGCGGAAGCGGTGTGCGGATCAGGGCGGCCTGACGGACATGGAGCGGCCCGAAGAGCTGCTGGCGCTGCTGGACGGATTCATCGCCCAAGCCGAACCGGTGCTGCTGGGCGGCGGCAGCTCCCCGTCCCACACGATGCTTCTCGACGCCTATTTCGCCGCATCAACCTTCATCCGTATCGCGAAGCTCTACGATGAGCGATTCACGACGTATGCCGAAGTCGAACGCAATGAGGTCCGGATCAAGCTATTCTGTCTCGATCCGTCCTTTCTGCTCGCTCAGTCGGGCAAGCGGTACCGATCGATTGTCCGCTTCTCCGCGACCTTGACGCCGATGTCGTATTATATGGACCTGTTGGGCGGCAATCGGGAAGAGGACTACACGCTCTCTCTTCCTTCCCCGTTCGCCCAGGAGCAGTGGGATGTGCGGCTGCATCCGCTCTCAACCCGGTACCGGGATCGGGAACGGACGAAGCTGCCGCTCGTGCAGACGATTTGCCGCTTGGTAGAGGAGCGGAGCGGCAATTATTTGGTGTTCTTCCCTTCGTATCCGTACTTGCAGGAGGTATACGAAGCCTTCCTGGCGGAAGGAAGCCCGGTTGATACGCTGGTGCAGGAGGCACGAATGACAGAGGAGGAACGGGAGCGGTACCTGGATGCATTCCAGCCAGATCGGGCAGGCACGCTGGTCGGGTTCGCGGTGCTCGGCGGCGTATTCTCGGAGGGGGTCGACTTGCAGGGAGACCGGCTGACAGGAGTCATCATCGTTGGCGTCGGCCTCCCTCAGCTCGGCCTGGAGCGGAACATTATTCGGGACTACGTCAATCGTACGGGGAAAAACGGGTACAACTATGCCTATGTCTATCCCGGGATGAACAAGGTGCTGCAGGCCGGAGGAAGGCTGATCCGTTCGGAGCAGGATACCGGGACGCTGGTGCTGATCGACGACCGGTTCCTTCAGCCGCCTTACCGGCAGCTGCTGCCGCGGGAGTGGTTGAATTACCGGCTTCCCGGCACGGATGAGCCTAATATCGAGTAA
- a CDS encoding TetR/AcrR family transcriptional regulator — translation MPRKSIDRSLIVHTAAEIADADGLSQVTLAAIAGRLGIKSPSLYNHVQGLTGLRTGLAHYGLMQLRESLARAAVGKSGEAAIDAIGFAYVNFVRQHPGVYEATMSPPDFNDPDIQAASASILELLLDVLGEYKYEQADAFHVVRGLRSLLHGFATLEMKQGFRMELERDESLKRMLHTYVRGLEATGPGVK, via the coding sequence ATGCCAAGGAAATCCATTGATCGATCATTAATTGTGCACACCGCCGCAGAGATAGCGGATGCGGACGGCCTCAGCCAAGTGACGCTGGCCGCGATTGCGGGGCGGCTCGGCATCAAGTCGCCTTCGCTGTACAATCATGTTCAGGGACTAACGGGGCTGCGCACCGGGCTGGCGCATTACGGCCTGATGCAATTGAGAGAGTCGCTGGCGCGCGCAGCGGTTGGGAAATCGGGCGAGGCAGCCATCGACGCCATCGGGTTCGCATACGTCAACTTCGTCCGTCAACATCCGGGAGTATACGAAGCGACGATGTCGCCGCCTGATTTCAATGACCCGGATATTCAAGCCGCATCCGCCTCGATATTAGAGCTGCTGCTCGATGTGCTTGGCGAATATAAGTACGAGCAGGCCGATGCCTTCCATGTCGTGCGCGGTCTGCGCAGCTTGCTGCATGGCTTCGCTACGCTGGAGATGAAGCAGGGCTTCCGCATGGAGCTGGAGCGGGATGAGAGCTTGAAGCGGATGCTTCATACGTATGTGCGCGGGCTGGAAGCAACAGGTCCGGGAGTGAAGTGA
- a CDS encoding MBL fold metallo-hydrolase — MRVTRHEHVYQLTWFPGLFPVNVYLVEEEEELTLIDAGLFLSLKGILRMAAKLGKPITRIVLTHAHDDHVGSLDALKEVLPQAEVSISQRDAKLLRGDRSLEPGEPETPIRGGVPTTVKTVPDRLLRDGDRIGSLLTVAAPGHTPGLMAFLDTRTRALIAGDAFQTQGGVAVSGKLKLRFPFPAFATWNLGESIASARKLRALEPTLLAAGHGPMLPRPAAAIDKAIQEAEHVWRNQHHAKEIH; from the coding sequence ATGCGCGTAACCCGCCATGAGCATGTCTATCAATTAACGTGGTTCCCGGGACTGTTCCCTGTAAATGTTTATCTGGTCGAAGAAGAGGAGGAGCTTACCTTGATCGATGCCGGGCTGTTCCTGAGTCTGAAGGGCATCCTACGAATGGCCGCGAAGCTAGGCAAGCCGATTACCCGCATCGTCTTGACACATGCTCATGACGACCATGTCGGTTCACTGGATGCGTTGAAGGAGGTCTTGCCGCAAGCGGAGGTATCTATCTCGCAGCGGGATGCCAAGCTGCTGCGCGGCGACCGCTCGCTGGAGCCGGGGGAGCCCGAGACGCCGATTCGCGGCGGGGTGCCGACCACGGTCAAGACGGTGCCGGATCGGCTGCTGCGCGATGGCGATCGCATCGGCTCCTTGCTTACCGTCGCCGCGCCGGGACATACGCCGGGGCTGATGGCCTTCCTCGACACGCGCACTCGAGCGCTTATTGCCGGTGATGCCTTCCAGACGCAGGGCGGCGTGGCCGTATCCGGCAAGTTGAAGCTGCGGTTCCCGTTCCCGGCGTTCGCCACCTGGAACTTGGGGGAATCGATCGCCAGCGCGCGCAAGCTGCGCGCGTTGGAGCCGACCTTGCTGGCGGCCGGCCATGGGCCGATGCTGCCGCGTCCGGCGGCAGCAATCGACAAGGCGATTCAAGAAGCAGAACATGTATGGAGGAATCAGCATCATGCCAAGGAAATCCATTGA
- a CDS encoding glycerol-3-phosphate dehydrogenase/oxidase: MTTTTFSSAHRERIAQAIGMETLDVIVIGGGITGAGIALDAATRGLTTALFEMQDFAAGTSSRSTKLVHGGLRYLKQFDISTVAEVGKERAIVYENGPHVTTPEWMLLPIHRGGTFGKFSTSIGLRVYDFLAGVKHSERRRMLSGQQTIEREPLLKREGLLGGGYYVEYRTDDARLTIEVMKEAVRHGAMALNYMKADSFLYQNGKLHGVRVVDQADGKEYEFYAKTIINAAGPWVDELRDRDHSKTGKHLQLSKGVHLVIDQTKFPLKQAIYFDTPDGRMVFAIPRDGKTYVGTTDTFYKGDPAHPVMTKEDRDYIMGAIAFMFPSVRLTADDIESSWAGVRPLIFEEGKNASEISRRDEIWQSPSGLITIAGGKLTGYRKMAETVVDLVMQRLVKEDGRTFVPVKTKRMPISGGDVGGSSSFPSFVEAKMEEGVRRGLDAALAQRWARMYGSNADRLFALAERYRDEAASGGLPLEVLVPLVYAVEEEMALKPADFFIRRTGALFFDIDWVRQWKEPAIKWMAAHLGWTPEQQASGAAELDRYLHEAVVPQAEAAVEP, encoded by the coding sequence ATGACAACGACAACATTCTCTTCTGCACATCGCGAGCGGATCGCACAGGCTATAGGCATGGAGACGCTGGACGTCATTGTAATCGGCGGCGGCATTACCGGAGCAGGCATCGCGCTCGATGCGGCGACCCGCGGTTTGACGACGGCCTTGTTCGAGATGCAGGATTTCGCGGCCGGAACATCCAGCCGTTCGACGAAGTTGGTGCATGGCGGGCTCCGGTACTTGAAGCAGTTCGATATAAGCACGGTAGCCGAGGTCGGTAAGGAACGGGCCATTGTCTATGAGAACGGCCCTCATGTGACGACTCCGGAATGGATGCTGCTGCCGATTCACCGCGGCGGTACCTTCGGCAAGTTCAGCACAAGCATTGGCTTGCGCGTCTATGACTTCCTCGCCGGTGTCAAGCATAGCGAGCGCCGGCGCATGCTGTCCGGGCAGCAGACGATAGAGCGCGAACCGCTGCTGAAGCGGGAAGGCTTGCTGGGCGGCGGTTATTATGTAGAGTACCGGACGGATGATGCGCGCTTGACGATCGAAGTCATGAAGGAAGCCGTGCGTCACGGCGCGATGGCGCTCAACTATATGAAGGCCGACTCCTTCCTCTATCAGAATGGGAAGCTGCACGGGGTGCGCGTCGTGGATCAAGCGGACGGCAAGGAGTATGAGTTCTATGCCAAGACGATCATTAATGCGGCGGGTCCATGGGTGGATGAGCTTCGCGACCGGGATCATTCCAAGACGGGCAAGCATCTTCAATTGTCCAAAGGGGTGCATCTCGTCATCGACCAGACGAAGTTCCCGCTCAAGCAGGCGATCTATTTCGATACGCCCGACGGGCGGATGGTCTTCGCGATTCCGCGTGACGGCAAGACGTATGTCGGCACCACCGACACGTTCTACAAGGGCGATCCCGCCCATCCCGTCATGACCAAGGAAGACCGCGATTATATTATGGGCGCTATCGCGTTCATGTTTCCCTCAGTACGGCTAACCGCCGACGATATCGAATCGAGCTGGGCCGGGGTCAGACCGCTCATCTTTGAAGAAGGCAAGAATGCCTCCGAGATCTCGCGCCGGGATGAAATCTGGCAGTCTCCTTCCGGTCTGATCACGATCGCCGGCGGCAAGCTGACCGGATACCGCAAGATGGCGGAGACGGTCGTCGATCTTGTCATGCAGCGGCTGGTGAAGGAAGACGGCCGCACGTTCGTGCCGGTCAAGACGAAGCGGATGCCGATCTCTGGCGGCGATGTCGGCGGGTCTTCCTCCTTCCCGAGCTTCGTGGAGGCGAAGATGGAGGAGGGCGTCCGCCGCGGTCTGGATGCCGCGCTAGCCCAGCGGTGGGCTCGCATGTACGGCTCGAATGCGGACCGTCTGTTCGCACTGGCGGAACGGTATCGCGACGAAGCCGCATCCGGCGGCCTACCGCTCGAGGTCCTCGTTCCGCTCGTATACGCGGTGGAGGAAGAGATGGCGCTCAAGCCGGCAGACTTCTTCATTCGAAGAACCGGCGCCCTGTTCTTCGACATCGATTGGGTCCGGCAATGGAAGGAGCCGGCCATCAAGTGGATGGCCGCTCACCTCGGCTGGACGCCGGAGCAACAGGCGAGCGGTGCCGCAGAGCTGGACCGCTATCTGCATGAAGCGGTCGTTCCGCAAGCGGAAGCGGCCGTGGAGCCATAA
- the glpK gene encoding glycerol kinase GlpK, with the protein MEKYILSIDQGTTSSRAILFNRSGEIIHMAKKEFTQIFPEPGWVEHNAQEIWGTVLAVIATCLIESGVKPIQIAGIGITNQRETAVVWDKESGRPIYNAIVWQSRQTKAICDELQAAGHSERFRDKTGLLIDSYFSGTKVKWILDHVPGARQRAERGELLFGTIDTWLIWKLTDGEAHVTDYSNASRTLMYNIHELKWDDELLEILDIPKQMLPEVRSSSEIYGQTADYHFFGERVPIAGIAGDQQAALFGQACFTPGMAKNTYGTGCFMLMNTGEQAVQSSHGLLTTIAWGIDGKVEYALEGSVFVAGSAIQWLRDGLRMFKDAADSEQYASRVDSTDGVYVVPAFVGLGTPYWDSEVKGAVFGLTRGTSKEHLIRATLESLAYQTLDVLQAMEADSSIELTTLRVDGGAVHNNFLMQFQSDMLGVPVERPQVSETTALGAAYLAGLAVGYWESREEISSLWSIERDFQPALPKERREALYEGWKTAIAATKAFK; encoded by the coding sequence ATGGAGAAGTATATTTTATCGATTGATCAGGGGACGACCAGTTCCCGGGCGATTTTGTTCAACAGATCCGGTGAAATAATTCATATGGCCAAAAAAGAGTTTACGCAAATTTTCCCTGAACCGGGGTGGGTCGAGCATAATGCGCAGGAGATCTGGGGAACCGTGCTCGCCGTCATTGCGACTTGTCTGATTGAATCGGGCGTGAAGCCGATCCAGATCGCCGGCATCGGCATTACGAATCAGCGCGAGACGGCCGTCGTCTGGGATAAGGAGTCAGGCCGCCCGATCTATAACGCGATTGTATGGCAATCGCGGCAGACGAAGGCGATCTGCGACGAACTCCAAGCGGCGGGACATAGCGAACGGTTCCGCGACAAGACCGGGCTGCTGATCGATTCTTATTTTTCCGGCACGAAGGTGAAGTGGATACTTGATCATGTCCCGGGCGCCCGGCAGAGAGCGGAACGCGGGGAGCTGCTGTTCGGCACGATCGATACGTGGCTGATCTGGAAGCTGACCGACGGGGAAGCGCATGTGACGGATTACAGTAACGCGTCCCGTACGCTGATGTACAACATCCATGAACTGAAATGGGACGATGAGCTGCTGGAGATTCTGGACATTCCGAAGCAGATGCTGCCTGAGGTGCGTTCATCCTCCGAGATCTACGGCCAGACGGCCGACTATCATTTCTTCGGCGAGCGGGTTCCGATTGCCGGCATCGCCGGAGACCAGCAGGCCGCCCTGTTTGGGCAAGCCTGCTTCACACCGGGAATGGCCAAAAACACGTACGGAACCGGGTGCTTCATGCTTATGAATACGGGCGAGCAGGCCGTTCAATCCTCTCATGGATTGCTGACGACGATTGCGTGGGGAATCGATGGCAAGGTAGAATATGCGCTCGAAGGCAGCGTGTTCGTGGCCGGTTCGGCGATACAGTGGCTGCGCGATGGCCTGCGCATGTTCAAAGATGCGGCCGACAGCGAGCAATATGCGAGCCGCGTCGATTCGACCGATGGCGTATACGTCGTGCCGGCCTTCGTCGGGCTGGGGACGCCATATTGGGACAGCGAAGTGAAGGGCGCCGTCTTCGGCTTGACGCGCGGCACGTCGAAGGAACATCTGATTCGGGCGACGCTGGAGTCTCTCGCGTATCAGACGCTGGATGTGCTTCAGGCGATGGAGGCGGATTCTTCGATTGAATTGACGACGCTGCGCGTGGACGGGGGAGCGGTGCACAATAATTTCCTAATGCAGTTCCAGAGCGATATGCTGGGCGTCCCGGTGGAACGACCGCAAGTCAGCGAGACGACCGCGCTGGGAGCAGCCTATCTGGCCGGTCTCGCGGTCGGCTACTGGGAGAGCCGGGAGGAGATTTCCTCGCTCTGGAGCATCGAACGCGACTTCCAGCCGGCGCTGCCGAAGGAGCGGCGGGAAGCCTTGTACGAAGGATGGAAGACCGCCATTGCGGCTACCAAAGCATTCAAATAA
- a CDS encoding MIP/aquaporin family protein has translation MSAFLGELIGTMILIALGGGVCAGVSLKRSYAANSGWIVIAMGWGLAVAMAAYAVGPISGAHLNPALTVGMALLGAFPWADVPAYIAAQLLGAMAGAVLVYMHYLPHWKVTEDAGAKLGVFATGPAVPHLFGNLMSEIIGTFILVLGILAIGANELTAGIGPFIVGFLIVSIGLSLGGTTGYAINPARDLGPRIMHMLLPIPGKGGSNWGYAWVPVAGPMIGGALGGLFYKTVFLGQADTLVWVVSGIVLVILVIALLTSRRGGKVSEQAK, from the coding sequence ATGTCGGCATTTTTGGGGGAACTGATTGGGACGATGATTTTGATAGCACTTGGAGGAGGTGTATGCGCGGGCGTATCCTTGAAGCGGTCCTACGCGGCGAATTCAGGCTGGATCGTCATCGCGATGGGCTGGGGGCTGGCCGTCGCCATGGCGGCCTATGCGGTCGGTCCGATCAGCGGGGCGCATCTGAATCCGGCGCTGACGGTAGGGATGGCTCTGCTTGGCGCCTTTCCTTGGGCGGATGTGCCCGCTTATATCGCGGCGCAGCTCCTCGGCGCCATGGCGGGAGCCGTCCTTGTGTATATGCATTATTTGCCGCATTGGAAGGTGACCGAGGACGCGGGCGCCAAGCTGGGCGTATTCGCGACCGGGCCGGCAGTGCCGCATCTTTTTGGTAATCTGATGAGTGAGATTATTGGGACATTCATTCTCGTGCTCGGTATTTTGGCGATTGGCGCTAATGAGCTTACCGCCGGGATCGGCCCGTTCATTGTCGGCTTTCTTATTGTCAGCATCGGCTTGTCGCTGGGCGGAACGACCGGGTACGCAATCAATCCCGCGCGCGACCTCGGCCCCAGAATTATGCATATGCTGCTCCCCATTCCAGGCAAGGGCGGTTCCAATTGGGGATATGCCTGGGTTCCTGTCGCAGGCCCGATGATTGGGGGCGCATTGGGCGGACTATTCTACAAGACGGTGTTCCTCGGGCAAGCGGACACCCTCGTCTGGGTCGTATCCGGGATCGTTCTCGTCATCTTGGTCATCGCATTGCTCACTTCCCGGCGAGGCGGCAAAGTATCCGAACAGGCAAAATGA
- a CDS encoding PLP-dependent aminotransferase family protein yields MKKYEAIMRDIKRRIEARTLGQGAKLPSIRALAQAFQCSNSTVIQALQELEKEHVIYSIPRSGHYVVNKAQPQMAEYAEGYDFAASAPNVRQFPYVHFQHCINQAINLYQEELFVYGTPNGLPSLIRAVRAQLESYQVFANEGNIAITSGVQQALALLNAMPLPNGKTKIVVEQPGYHLFLAHLKLHNTPALGVERTARGVNLVRLEALFKRGDIRYFYTMPRFHNPLGTSLSNADKQRIVELADRYDVYIIEDDYLADFEQDAGQMPMYYYDTNQRVIYLKSYSKIMFPGLRVGAAVLPDALVGAFQQHKLTTDIDSSMISQAALELYITSGMFQRHRDEVRESYISKSRRLYASLSKHAEPFLKPGTFAHPASVCMKAHIVLPNRIDMGALLRRLRQRHVYVGDMKEHYLESCYPEKIMKLNVSKVAEERIEEGVALIADELSRA; encoded by the coding sequence GTGAAGAAATATGAAGCCATCATGCGGGACATCAAGCGGCGGATTGAGGCCCGAACGTTGGGACAGGGGGCAAAGCTGCCATCAATACGTGCCTTGGCCCAGGCCTTCCAGTGCAGCAACAGCACGGTGATTCAGGCGCTGCAGGAGCTGGAGAAGGAGCATGTCATCTACTCCATTCCGCGCAGCGGCCATTATGTCGTGAATAAGGCGCAGCCGCAGATGGCCGAGTATGCGGAAGGCTATGACTTTGCCGCCTCCGCGCCCAATGTGCGGCAGTTTCCGTATGTTCATTTTCAGCATTGCATCAATCAGGCGATCAATTTGTATCAGGAGGAATTGTTCGTCTACGGCACACCGAACGGGCTGCCGTCTCTAATTCGGGCGGTGCGCGCCCAACTGGAGTCGTATCAGGTGTTTGCGAACGAGGGCAACATCGCCATTACGTCCGGAGTGCAGCAGGCGCTGGCGCTGCTGAATGCGATGCCTTTGCCCAACGGGAAGACGAAGATCGTCGTCGAGCAGCCTGGATATCATTTGTTCCTGGCGCATCTGAAGCTTCACAACACGCCGGCCCTCGGCGTGGAGCGGACCGCACGGGGAGTCAACCTTGTCCGTCTGGAGGCGTTATTCAAGCGCGGGGATATCCGCTATTTTTACACGATGCCCCGCTTCCACAATCCGTTGGGGACCTCATTGAGCAATGCCGACAAGCAGCGGATTGTCGAGCTTGCCGACCGGTACGATGTCTATATTATCGAGGACGATTACTTGGCTGATTTCGAGCAGGATGCGGGTCAGATGCCGATGTACTACTACGATACGAATCAACGGGTCATCTACTTGAAAAGCTACTCCAAAATCATGTTCCCCGGGCTTCGCGTCGGCGCCGCCGTGCTGCCGGATGCGCTTGTCGGCGCCTTCCAGCAGCATAAGCTGACGACCGATATCGACAGCTCAATGATTTCTCAAGCCGCCCTGGAGCTCTATATTACGAGCGGCATGTTCCAGCGGCATCGCGACGAGGTGAGGGAATCGTATATCAGCAAATCGAGACGGCTGTATGCTTCCTTAAGCAAGCATGCCGAGCCGTTCCTGAAGCCGGGGACGTTCGCGCATCCCGCATCCGTCTGCATGAAGGCGCATATCGTGCTGCCGAACCGGATCGATATGGGGGCGCTGCTGCGCAGGCTGCGGCAGCGGCATGTCTATGTGGGGGACATGAAGGAGCATTATCTGGAGAGCTGCTACCCCGAGAAAATCATGAAATTGAATGTCTCCAAAGTGGCGGAGGAACGAATCGAGGAGGGCGTGGCTCTGATTGCCGACGAATTGAGCCGGGCCTAG
- a CDS encoding DMT family transporter yields the protein MKQHLIKAYAAALIYACIIGFSFLFVTIALESADPLDVLAHRFTIAFAAATLILAVKRPSFSIRWSDLLNIMPLALLYPTGFFVFQTFGLVYTTSSEAGIIQATVPILTVFLASGLLRERSTFMQKIALTVSSAGVIFMLLMGGMSGASFSLIGIALILLSALCAALYNIFARSLTKAYSLPLLTYVMTGFGFIAFNGLSIGSHLIEGTLSSWWAPMGDPRYLLPVLYLGILSSLVTSFMSNYALSVLEAAKMSVFSHVATLITIVAGVLFLHESLGYYHVIGGIAILGGVIVTNLPSARKAKKRPSRSAS from the coding sequence ATGAAGCAACACTTGATCAAAGCTTACGCCGCCGCGCTTATCTATGCTTGTATTATCGGCTTTTCATTCCTATTTGTCACGATAGCGCTGGAGAGTGCCGATCCGCTTGACGTGCTGGCCCACCGGTTTACGATCGCGTTTGCCGCCGCCACGCTGATTCTCGCCGTGAAGCGGCCGTCCTTCTCCATACGTTGGTCCGATCTGCTTAACATCATGCCGCTGGCGCTGCTCTACCCGACCGGGTTCTTTGTCTTTCAGACCTTCGGTCTCGTCTACACCACCTCATCCGAAGCTGGCATCATCCAGGCGACCGTGCCGATCCTGACCGTATTTCTGGCGTCTGGCCTGCTGCGGGAGCGCTCTACCTTCATGCAAAAGATCGCTCTGACCGTATCGTCCGCCGGCGTCATCTTCATGCTGCTCATGGGAGGAATGAGCGGAGCCAGCTTCAGCCTGATCGGAATCGCGCTGATTCTGCTGTCGGCCCTGTGCGCCGCGCTGTACAATATTTTCGCGCGCTCCTTGACCAAGGCGTATTCGCTGCCGCTGCTGACCTACGTTATGACTGGCTTCGGCTTCATCGCGTTCAATGGGCTGTCCATTGGCAGCCATCTTATCGAGGGCACCCTGTCATCCTGGTGGGCGCCGATGGGAGATCCGCGGTATTTGCTGCCGGTCTTATATCTGGGCATTCTTTCTTCCTTGGTTACGTCCTTCATGTCGAACTATGCCTTGTCCGTCCTCGAGGCGGCCAAAATGAGTGTATTCAGCCATGTCGCCACTCTGATTACGATTGTCGCCGGCGTCTTGTTCCTGCATGAGAGCTTAGGCTACTATCATGTGATCGGCGGCATCGCCATCCTCGGCGGCGTCATCGTCACGAACCTGCCGTCGGCCCGCAAGGCGAAGAAGCGTCCTTCCCGCTCGGCCTCATGA